From Dermochelys coriacea isolate rDerCor1 chromosome 9, rDerCor1.pri.v4, whole genome shotgun sequence, one genomic window encodes:
- the CNGA2 gene encoding cyclic nucleotide-gated olfactory channel isoform X2, with amino-acid sequence MRLVACWANFRAAALRVRVHAGCFLTWRMKGQSNGLKNSPASCLPQLSVTTSTEDDPERPKLTPSRVLSAGDDTSLELQGVAALDNADQPDHSTIQGRGALSRIVRLVVVLRDWANKSLREEEQRPDSFLERFHGPELQTVTEGDGNAQGDQEKDGSKRKKKKWELFVVDPAGDWYYHWLLVIAVPVLYNWCLLVARACFSDLQSDYWIHWLVLDYVSDCIYITDIVIRLRTGFLEQGLLVRDPKKLRDNYITTLQFKLDILSILPTDLAYLAVGLHHPELRFNRLLRFSRMFEFFDRTETRTSYPNIFRISNLVLYILIIIHWNACIYYAISKAIGFGTDTWVYPNITDPEYGYLAREYVYCLYWSTLTLTTIGETPPPERDEEYLFVIVDFLIGVLIFATIVGNVGSMISNMNATRAEFQAKIDAIKHYMQFRKVSRHMEAKVIKWFDYLWTNKKAVDEREVLKNLPDKLRAEIAINVHLETLKKVRIFQDCEAGLLVELVLKLRPQVFSPGDYICRKGDIGKEMYIIKEGKLAVVADDGVTQYALLTAGSCFGEISILNIKGSKMGNRRTANIRSLGYADLFCLSKDDLMEAVTEYPDAKRVLEERGREILIKEGLLDESAAAESTEGKDTEQKLERLESLLDTLHTRFSRLLTEYNAAQLKLKQRITVLESRVKQYNQDEFFSDSSDSPLEEEEEAKSKGQE; translated from the exons GGTGCATGCCGGCTGCTTTCTCACATGGAGGATGAAGGGACAGAGTAATGGTCTGAAGAATTCGCCTGCCAGCTGCCTCCCCCAGTTGTCCGTCACAACTAGTACTGAAGATGATCCGGAGCGGCCCAAGCTCACTCCCAGCAG agtcCTGTCTGCAGGTGATGACACCTCCTTGGAGCTTCAGGGGGTGGCTGCATTGGACAATGCAGATCAGCCAGACCACTCTACCATCCAAGGGAGAGGAGCTCTGTCGAG GATAGTCCGGCTGGTCGTGGTGCTTAGAGACTGGGCTAACAAAAGCTTGCGGGAGGAGGAACAAAGGCCAGATTCGTTTCTCGAACGGTTCCATGGGCCGGAGCTCCAGACGGTGACTGAAGGAGATGGCAATGCCCAAGGGGACCAGGAAAAGGACGGCAGCAAACGCAAAAA GAAGAAATGGGAGCTGTTTGTGGTGGATCCTGCTGGAGACTGGTATTACCACTGGCTGCTTGTCATTGCTGTGCCTGTCCTTTATAACTGGTGCTTGCTTGTGGCAAG GGCCTGTTTCAGTGACCTCCAGAGTGACTACTGGATCCATTGGCTGGTGCTGGACTATGTCTCGGACTGTATCTACATCACCGATATTGTCATTCGACTGCGCACAG GTTTTTTGGAACAGGGTCTGCTGGTCAGGGACCCGAAGAAGCTACGGGATAACTACATCACCACCTTACAATTCAAGCTGGACATCCTCTCCATCCTGCCAACAGACCTGGCCTATCTTGCAGTAGGATTACATCATCCTGAACTACGCTTCAACCGGCTGCTTCGCTTCTCTCGCATGTTTGAGTTCTTTGACCGGACTGAGACCAGAACCAGCTACCCAAATATCTTCAGGATCAGCAACCTGGTTCTCTACATCCTGATCATTATCCATTGGAACGCCTGTATTTACTATGCCATCTCCAAGGCCATCGGGTTTGGGACAGACACCTGGGTGTACCCCAATATCACCGACCCTGAGTATGGCTATCTTGCCAGAGAATATGTCTACTGCCTCTACTGGTCCACTCTGACCCTGACCACCATTGGGGAGACCCCGCCCCCTGAGCGCGACGAGGAGTACCTCTTCGTCATTGTCGACTTCCTCATCGGTGTCCTCATCTTTGCCACCATTGTGGGGAATGTGGGCTCCATGATCTCCAACATGAATGCTACCAGGGCAGAGTTCCAGGCCAAGATAGATGCCATCAAGCACTACATGCAGTTCCGCAAGGTCAGCAGGCACATGGAGGCCAAAGTTATCAAGTGGTTCGACTACCTGTGGACCAACAAGAAGGCTGTGGATGAGCGCGAGGTCCTCAAAAACCTCCCTGACAAGCTGAGGGCAGAGATTGCCATCAATGTCCACCTGGAGACTTTGAAGAAGGTGAGGATCTTCCAGGATTGTGAGGCTGGTCTGCTGGTGGAGCTAGTGCTGAAACTTCGACCACAGGTTTTCAGTCCAGGAGATTACATTTGCCGAAAGGGGGACATCGGCAAGGAGATGTACATCATCAAGGAAGGAAAGCTGGCTGTGGTGGCGGATGATGGTGTGACCCAGTACGCTTTACTCACTGCGGGAAGCTGCTTTGGCGAGATCAGCATCCTCAACATCAAAGGGAGCAAAATGGGCAACCGGCGCACGGCCAACATCCGAAGCCTTGGCTACGCCGATCTCTTCTGCCTGTCGAAGGATGACTTGATGGAAGCAGTGACCGAGTACCCTGATGCCAAGCGGGTCCTGGAGGAGCGTGGCCGGGAGATCCTGATCAAAGAAGGGCTTCTGGATGAGTCCGCGGCCGCAGAGAGCACGGAAGGGAAGGACACGGAACAGAAGCTGGAGAGGCTGGAGTCCCTCCTGGACACGCTGCACACCCGTTTTTCCCGGCTCCTGACTGAGTACAATGCTGCCCAGCTGAAGCTCAAACAGCGCATCACTGTCTTGGAGTCCAGGGTAAAGCAGTACAACCAGGACGAAT
- the CNGA2 gene encoding cyclic nucleotide-gated olfactory channel isoform X1, whose amino-acid sequence MKGQSNGLKNSPASCLPQLSVTTSTEDDPERPKLTPSRVLSAGDDTSLELQGVAALDNADQPDHSTIQGRGALSRIVRLVVVLRDWANKSLREEEQRPDSFLERFHGPELQTVTEGDGNAQGDQEKDGSKRKKKKWELFVVDPAGDWYYHWLLVIAVPVLYNWCLLVARACFSDLQSDYWIHWLVLDYVSDCIYITDIVIRLRTGFLEQGLLVRDPKKLRDNYITTLQFKLDILSILPTDLAYLAVGLHHPELRFNRLLRFSRMFEFFDRTETRTSYPNIFRISNLVLYILIIIHWNACIYYAISKAIGFGTDTWVYPNITDPEYGYLAREYVYCLYWSTLTLTTIGETPPPERDEEYLFVIVDFLIGVLIFATIVGNVGSMISNMNATRAEFQAKIDAIKHYMQFRKVSRHMEAKVIKWFDYLWTNKKAVDEREVLKNLPDKLRAEIAINVHLETLKKVRIFQDCEAGLLVELVLKLRPQVFSPGDYICRKGDIGKEMYIIKEGKLAVVADDGVTQYALLTAGSCFGEISILNIKGSKMGNRRTANIRSLGYADLFCLSKDDLMEAVTEYPDAKRVLEERGREILIKEGLLDESAAAESTEGKDTEQKLERLESLLDTLHTRFSRLLTEYNAAQLKLKQRITVLESRVKQYNQDEFFSDSSDSPLEEEEEAKSKGQE is encoded by the exons ATGAAGGGACAGAGTAATGGTCTGAAGAATTCGCCTGCCAGCTGCCTCCCCCAGTTGTCCGTCACAACTAGTACTGAAGATGATCCGGAGCGGCCCAAGCTCACTCCCAGCAG agtcCTGTCTGCAGGTGATGACACCTCCTTGGAGCTTCAGGGGGTGGCTGCATTGGACAATGCAGATCAGCCAGACCACTCTACCATCCAAGGGAGAGGAGCTCTGTCGAG GATAGTCCGGCTGGTCGTGGTGCTTAGAGACTGGGCTAACAAAAGCTTGCGGGAGGAGGAACAAAGGCCAGATTCGTTTCTCGAACGGTTCCATGGGCCGGAGCTCCAGACGGTGACTGAAGGAGATGGCAATGCCCAAGGGGACCAGGAAAAGGACGGCAGCAAACGCAAAAA GAAGAAATGGGAGCTGTTTGTGGTGGATCCTGCTGGAGACTGGTATTACCACTGGCTGCTTGTCATTGCTGTGCCTGTCCTTTATAACTGGTGCTTGCTTGTGGCAAG GGCCTGTTTCAGTGACCTCCAGAGTGACTACTGGATCCATTGGCTGGTGCTGGACTATGTCTCGGACTGTATCTACATCACCGATATTGTCATTCGACTGCGCACAG GTTTTTTGGAACAGGGTCTGCTGGTCAGGGACCCGAAGAAGCTACGGGATAACTACATCACCACCTTACAATTCAAGCTGGACATCCTCTCCATCCTGCCAACAGACCTGGCCTATCTTGCAGTAGGATTACATCATCCTGAACTACGCTTCAACCGGCTGCTTCGCTTCTCTCGCATGTTTGAGTTCTTTGACCGGACTGAGACCAGAACCAGCTACCCAAATATCTTCAGGATCAGCAACCTGGTTCTCTACATCCTGATCATTATCCATTGGAACGCCTGTATTTACTATGCCATCTCCAAGGCCATCGGGTTTGGGACAGACACCTGGGTGTACCCCAATATCACCGACCCTGAGTATGGCTATCTTGCCAGAGAATATGTCTACTGCCTCTACTGGTCCACTCTGACCCTGACCACCATTGGGGAGACCCCGCCCCCTGAGCGCGACGAGGAGTACCTCTTCGTCATTGTCGACTTCCTCATCGGTGTCCTCATCTTTGCCACCATTGTGGGGAATGTGGGCTCCATGATCTCCAACATGAATGCTACCAGGGCAGAGTTCCAGGCCAAGATAGATGCCATCAAGCACTACATGCAGTTCCGCAAGGTCAGCAGGCACATGGAGGCCAAAGTTATCAAGTGGTTCGACTACCTGTGGACCAACAAGAAGGCTGTGGATGAGCGCGAGGTCCTCAAAAACCTCCCTGACAAGCTGAGGGCAGAGATTGCCATCAATGTCCACCTGGAGACTTTGAAGAAGGTGAGGATCTTCCAGGATTGTGAGGCTGGTCTGCTGGTGGAGCTAGTGCTGAAACTTCGACCACAGGTTTTCAGTCCAGGAGATTACATTTGCCGAAAGGGGGACATCGGCAAGGAGATGTACATCATCAAGGAAGGAAAGCTGGCTGTGGTGGCGGATGATGGTGTGACCCAGTACGCTTTACTCACTGCGGGAAGCTGCTTTGGCGAGATCAGCATCCTCAACATCAAAGGGAGCAAAATGGGCAACCGGCGCACGGCCAACATCCGAAGCCTTGGCTACGCCGATCTCTTCTGCCTGTCGAAGGATGACTTGATGGAAGCAGTGACCGAGTACCCTGATGCCAAGCGGGTCCTGGAGGAGCGTGGCCGGGAGATCCTGATCAAAGAAGGGCTTCTGGATGAGTCCGCGGCCGCAGAGAGCACGGAAGGGAAGGACACGGAACAGAAGCTGGAGAGGCTGGAGTCCCTCCTGGACACGCTGCACACCCGTTTTTCCCGGCTCCTGACTGAGTACAATGCTGCCCAGCTGAAGCTCAAACAGCGCATCACTGTCTTGGAGTCCAGGGTAAAGCAGTACAACCAGGACGAAT